Proteins co-encoded in one Sebastes umbrosus isolate fSebUmb1 chromosome 20, fSebUmb1.pri, whole genome shotgun sequence genomic window:
- the LOC119479371 gene encoding leucine-rich repeat-containing protein 51-like: MDGPPVDLSFHDITFLTGALAKKPRIGRRPLKMNSEEKYLSRCLRLNNNSIFNLGGLQYIVNTLLAQPSMLGWLDLSFNEISCIDPVLCELHELRVLYLHGNGIWMLSDVDKLRSLQHLRTITLHGNDIEKQKNYRSCVIFALPQLKTLDFSVVTPAERRLANIWRPCGNRGKTPWSLG; the protein is encoded by the exons ATGGATGGCCCACCAGTGGATCTGTCATTTCATGACATCACCTTTCTTACAG GTGCGCTGGCAAAGAAACCCCGAATTGGCCGGCGGCCTTTAAAAATGAACTCGGAGGAGAAGTACCTGAGCCGCTGTTTGCGTCTCAATAACAACAGCATCTTTAACCTCGGTGGCCTCCAGTACATTGTTAACACCCTCCTGGCTCAACCGTCGATGCTCGGCTGGCTGGACCTGTCGTTTAACGAAATCAGCTGCATAGACCCg GTTTTGTGCGAGCTGCATGAACTGCGTGTGTTGTACCTTCATGGCAACGGCATCTGGATGCTGTCGGATGTTGACAAGCTGAGGTCCCTGCAGCATCTACGCACCATCACGCTACATGGAAATGAcatagaaaaacagaaaaactacaG aagTTGTGTGATTTTTGCCCTGCCTCAGTTGAAGACGTTGGATTTCAGTGTTGTGACACCTGCGGAGCGACGCTTGGCAAATATTTGGCGTCCCTGCGGCAACCGTGGCAAAACACCGTGGAGTCTCGGGTGA